In Symphalangus syndactylus isolate Jambi chromosome 14, NHGRI_mSymSyn1-v2.1_pri, whole genome shotgun sequence, one DNA window encodes the following:
- the LOC134732416 gene encoding mucin-2-like yields the protein MTIITIITTATTTTTVITTIIAIITTVTTTTAITTIITIITTTTIIAIITITITITTITTIIISITAITAIITIATTITAIITITIITTTTITDIITIITIITTTTITDIITITTTTTTTTTITITTAIIVIIIIITATTTNIITTITTTTTVINTIITIITTVTTTTAVTTIITIIITITTIITITAIITITIAITTITTLIIAITAIITIATTITAITTIITIIITITAITAIVITIATTITTIMTIITITTTTTITDI from the coding sequence atgactatcatcaccatcatcaccactgccaccaccaccaccactgtcatcaccaccattatcgCTATTATCACCACCgttaccaccaccactgccatcaccaccatcattactatcatcaccaccaccaccatcatcgccattatcaccattaccatcaccatcaccaccatcactactatCATAATCAGTATCACCGCCATCACTGCCATTATCACCATTGCCACCACTATCACTGCCATCattactatcaccatcatcaccaccaccaccatcactgacATCattactatcatcaccatcatcaccaccaccaccatcactgacATAATCACcattactaccaccaccaccaccaccaccaccatcaccatcaccaccgctatcattgtcatcatcatcatcatcactgccaCCACAACtaacatcatcaccaccatcaccaccaccaccactgtcatCAACACCATTATCACTATTATCACCACCGTTACCACCACCACTGCTGTCACCACCATCattactatcatcatcaccatcaccaccatcatcaccatcactgccaTTATCACCATTACCattgccatcaccaccatcactactcTCATAATCGCCATCACTGCCATCATCACCATTGCCACCACTATCaccgccatcaccaccatcattactaTCATAATCACCATCACTGCCATTACTGCCATCGTTATCACCATtgccaccactatcaccaccatcatgactatcatcaccatcaccaccaccaccaccatcactgacATATaa